Proteins co-encoded in one Coxiella burnetii genomic window:
- the pnuC gene encoding nicotinamide riboside transporter PnuC encodes MKFLLHALDISGAIFAFFSTVFYVKADKWAWPIGAIATALNIVLYGLTGIYGDMTLEGIYFLSMFYGWYQWTRGSLAIGELPISNLSWRLAVILSVLAAGGIWGVAELLKHFTNSQVPYLDAVTTVLSLIAQWMICKKIIQTWFLWFIVDAIYVGLYLYKGIPAHSILLVIYLGLAVAGYLRWQKLMGAEKEMASFKLSKGFNYD; translated from the coding sequence ATGAAATTCTTATTACATGCGCTTGATATATCAGGCGCTATTTTCGCTTTCTTTTCGACGGTTTTTTATGTCAAAGCGGATAAGTGGGCCTGGCCAATCGGTGCGATAGCTACTGCTCTTAATATTGTTTTGTATGGCCTAACAGGGATCTATGGTGATATGACGTTAGAGGGAATTTATTTTCTTTCGATGTTTTATGGTTGGTATCAATGGACTCGAGGGAGCCTTGCAATAGGAGAATTGCCCATTTCGAATTTATCATGGCGTTTGGCTGTTATTTTAAGCGTCCTTGCCGCCGGGGGTATTTGGGGCGTTGCTGAATTATTAAAGCATTTCACCAACTCACAAGTTCCCTATTTAGATGCAGTGACCACCGTGCTAAGTTTAATTGCACAATGGATGATTTGTAAGAAGATCATTCAAACGTGGTTTTTATGGTTTATCGTCGATGCAATTTATGTCGGCCTTTACCTTTACAAAGGCATCCCAGCGCATAGTATTTTATTGGTCATTTATTTAGGCCTAGCGGTGGCTGGCTATTTACGTTGGCAAAAATTAATGGGAGCAGAGAAAGAAATGGCTTCTTTCAAATTAAGCAAGGGGTTTAATTATGATTAG
- the accB gene encoding acetyl-CoA carboxylase biotin carboxyl carrier protein, translated as MDIRKIKKLIELINETGVGEIEVKSGEESVRISRFPTQTIAPTVPSFAPPSETTFQKPAVAEKMPLKEAEEPPEGHRVKSPMVGTVYLAPTPGAKPFVEVGQRVSVGDTICLIEAMKMYNKIEADKSGVISARLVENEQPVEFDQPLFIIESNE; from the coding sequence GTGGATATCCGTAAAATTAAAAAACTGATTGAACTGATCAACGAAACCGGCGTTGGCGAAATTGAAGTGAAATCCGGCGAGGAATCCGTCCGTATCAGCCGCTTTCCAACGCAAACGATTGCGCCCACGGTTCCGTCGTTTGCCCCTCCTTCGGAGACGACTTTTCAAAAACCGGCCGTTGCAGAAAAAATGCCCCTAAAAGAAGCTGAGGAGCCCCCGGAAGGGCATCGAGTGAAATCGCCCATGGTGGGAACGGTCTATCTTGCCCCTACGCCGGGAGCTAAGCCGTTTGTGGAAGTGGGGCAGCGTGTCTCGGTCGGCGATACGATTTGTCTTATCGAAGCCATGAAAATGTATAATAAAATTGAAGCGGACAAAAGCGGCGTCATCAGCGCCCGCCTCGTTGAAAATGAACAACCCGTGGAATTCGATCAACCCCTCTTTATCATTGAGTCAAACGAGTAA
- a CDS encoding ornithine cyclodeaminase, which translates to MIRVITVDDIKSLIRKVTLEKFFSLLIEKLETTFSGWNEFEKMTRLVSHVENGVIELMPFWGKDYYSVKYINGHSLNPLDNKLTIVGLGMLADIATGYPVLISEMTLLTALRTAATSALASKYLAKSDSKTFAIVGTGAQAEFQVIAHKTLFEIENIKYFDIDPKALDKFEKNLSAYPFHLERARNVETAIKNADIITTATAIQKKTQILKNDWIQPGMTINAIGGDRAGKTELDPKILERGKVVVEFLEQSKEEGEIQNYNHSHVYAELWELIQKKKSGRTSTDEIFIFDSVGFALEDHAILRLVYSLAEDFQVGHMLDMVPEISDPKDLFGLLF; encoded by the coding sequence ATGATTAGAGTAATTACCGTCGATGACATTAAAAGTTTAATCCGAAAAGTCACCTTAGAAAAATTTTTTTCTCTGCTCATAGAAAAATTGGAAACCACATTCTCTGGCTGGAATGAATTTGAAAAAATGACGCGCCTGGTTTCTCATGTCGAAAATGGCGTAATTGAATTGATGCCGTTTTGGGGAAAGGATTATTACTCAGTTAAATACATCAATGGCCATTCGTTAAATCCCCTCGACAATAAATTAACGATCGTTGGCCTTGGAATGCTTGCCGATATCGCAACAGGTTACCCGGTGTTAATTAGCGAGATGACCTTATTAACCGCATTACGAACCGCGGCAACGTCGGCTTTAGCCTCAAAGTACCTTGCTAAATCCGATTCAAAAACGTTTGCCATCGTGGGAACAGGTGCGCAAGCTGAATTTCAAGTTATCGCGCATAAGACGCTGTTTGAGATTGAGAACATAAAGTATTTCGATATAGATCCAAAAGCCCTGGATAAATTTGAGAAAAATTTATCGGCATATCCTTTTCATTTGGAAAGAGCGCGCAATGTTGAAACCGCCATTAAAAATGCAGACATTATTACAACCGCCACCGCTATTCAAAAGAAAACCCAAATATTAAAAAACGACTGGATACAACCGGGTATGACTATTAACGCCATCGGCGGTGATCGTGCCGGTAAAACCGAACTCGATCCGAAAATATTGGAACGGGGCAAAGTGGTGGTTGAGTTTCTCGAGCAATCCAAAGAAGAAGGTGAAATACAAAATTATAACCACTCCCACGTTTATGCGGAATTATGGGAATTAATTCAGAAGAAAAAATCCGGCCGGACTTCCACGGATGAAATTTTTATTTTTGACTCGGTAGGTTTCGCGTTAGAAGACCATGCAATCTTACGTTTGGTTTACAGCCTCGCCGAAGATTTCCAAGTGGGCCATATGTTGGATATGGTGCCCGAAATCAGCGATCCCAAGGATTTATTCGGCTTGCTTTTTTAG
- the accC gene encoding acetyl-CoA carboxylase biotin carboxylase subunit, translating into MFKKVLIANRGEIALRIHRACKEMGIKTVAAYSIADRDLMHVRLADEAVCIGPSNSTHSYLSVPAVISAAEITDVEAIHPGYGFLAENPNFCEQVEKSGFVFIGPSHEAIHLMGNKVSAIKAMKEAGLPCIPGSDGALGKDGDANLLIAEQIGYPILIKAAGGGGGRGMRVVHREAELLNAIAMTRTEAAAAFGTDKVYMEKFLENPRHIEIQVLGDGQGHAIHLGERDCSMQRRHQKVIEEAPAPGITPKQRATIGERCVQACIAMNYRGAGTFEFLYENGEFYFIEMNTRIQVEHPVTEMITGIDLVKEQIRVAAGLPLSYRQSDVQIKGHAIECRINAEDPKNFMPCPGRVTAYHAPGGFGVRMDSHLYAGYNVPPYYDSLIGKLIVYDENREEAIARMKNSLEELVIEGIKTNTPLHLTMMTDEKFKKGAQNIHYLEKKLGLKN; encoded by the coding sequence ATGTTTAAAAAAGTATTAATCGCTAACCGCGGTGAGATTGCTCTTCGCATCCATCGCGCTTGTAAAGAAATGGGTATTAAAACCGTAGCGGCTTATTCAATCGCGGATCGCGATTTAATGCATGTGCGCTTAGCCGATGAAGCGGTGTGTATTGGCCCTTCAAACAGCACGCACAGTTACCTCAGCGTTCCGGCGGTTATTTCCGCTGCTGAAATTACGGATGTTGAGGCCATTCACCCCGGGTATGGTTTTTTGGCGGAAAATCCTAATTTTTGCGAACAAGTGGAAAAAAGTGGATTCGTTTTTATTGGACCTTCACACGAAGCCATTCATTTAATGGGAAACAAAGTTTCAGCGATTAAAGCGATGAAAGAAGCAGGGCTCCCTTGTATCCCTGGCTCCGATGGCGCTTTAGGGAAAGATGGGGATGCTAATCTGCTTATTGCCGAGCAAATTGGTTACCCCATTTTAATTAAAGCGGCCGGTGGGGGCGGTGGGCGAGGAATGCGCGTCGTGCATAGAGAGGCCGAGCTTTTAAATGCGATCGCCATGACACGAACGGAAGCGGCAGCGGCTTTTGGTACGGATAAAGTGTATATGGAAAAATTCCTCGAAAATCCGCGCCATATTGAAATTCAAGTTCTGGGCGACGGCCAAGGCCATGCTATTCACTTAGGGGAACGGGATTGTTCCATGCAACGCCGGCATCAAAAAGTAATTGAAGAAGCACCGGCTCCCGGCATTACGCCCAAACAACGGGCCACCATTGGCGAACGTTGCGTACAGGCTTGTATTGCGATGAATTATAGGGGAGCGGGAACATTTGAATTCCTGTATGAAAACGGCGAGTTTTATTTCATTGAAATGAACACGCGCATTCAGGTGGAACATCCCGTTACGGAAATGATTACCGGTATTGATCTTGTTAAAGAACAAATTCGAGTGGCGGCTGGCTTGCCGCTGAGTTATCGTCAAAGCGATGTCCAAATTAAGGGTCACGCCATTGAATGCCGCATTAATGCCGAAGATCCCAAAAATTTCATGCCTTGCCCAGGCCGAGTGACTGCCTATCACGCTCCCGGCGGATTCGGCGTGCGCATGGACTCCCATTTATACGCGGGTTATAACGTCCCCCCGTATTACGATTCTTTAATTGGTAAATTGATTGTCTACGACGAAAATCGCGAGGAGGCTATCGCGCGCATGAAAAATTCTTTAGAAGAACTTGTGATTGAAGGAATCAAGACCAATACACCGCTCCATTTGACGATGATGACAGATGAGAAATTTAAAAAAGGCGCTCAGAATATTCATTATTTAGAAAAGAAATTGGGACTTAAAAACTAG